From candidate division TA06 bacterium:
CCACCTAAATAGATTGACTTTGTCTTCTCGAAGCAGGGTCGTATGGGTTAGCTTATAATGTGACCGACTTCTCATGCGCTCCACCAAAGCCTGTTTTCCTGCGTTCCCAGAAAGACCCCTGTTTGCGTAGGAAACTGCACCGAGTAGCATATCCGTTAGTTGCATAATCTCGACCTCGTGTGATCTGACTATCTGAACGCTCTCAATAATTTCCCACGAAACATCATAGAGGCTGTTTCGGAGTACCTCGTGTAATTTCGCAATCTTCGCTGCTCCCCTCGTATCTTTGATGTCTAAGTAGATTCGATAGTGAGCCCTGGGATTCAATATGACCTTTAGCATATCGAAATACATCTTGTAATACCATTCATCGTGTGTCTGCCCAAAGGTTTCGTGCCGGAGCCTGGACTTATCCGGGACAATCAAAGCACGGAAGTGCAGGTCGTCATCGTCAAAGAAGT
This genomic window contains:
- a CDS encoding DUF3800 domain-containing protein; translation: CPIEKVRETSVRIREIKILHGLKPDLEIKWTKISPAKKQFYLDLLNYFFDDDDLHFRALIVPDKSRLRHETFGQTHDEWYYKMYFDMLKVILNPRAHYRIYLDIKDTRGAAKIAKLHEVLRNSLYDVSWEIIESVQIVRSHEVEIMQLTDMLLGAVSYANRGLSGNAGKQALVERMRSRSHYKLTHTTLLREDKVNLFRWQASEKQE